In Dermacentor andersoni chromosome 11, qqDerAnde1_hic_scaffold, whole genome shotgun sequence, the sequence TGTGCACTTGTACGGCTGCCCTGCCGTAGGCTCTGCCTGCCGctaaaacctaccgcgcgctTTAAAGGGACCGTCCCGTGTTTGGCCGAATCATTTGGCCTCAATCGTATTCTGCAAAGCCTCCTTCCAATACTCCACCTGGCAAGTCatttgcagcactgccgaaggtacgaaGCGTACAAAGGCAATGCCCTTTCGCATGGGAATATAGTTCCGGGCTTAGCTTGGTACATGATACATGACAGCAGCACGTTACAAGTTGGGACTATTGCGCATGAGCGTCGTATACTGCGAATTACTGTGAGCAGACGACACGGCGcagatgaacacatctcgaggggcattcGGCATTCCTACAGAAGTAGGAGTCCCGAAGCTTCCACAATGCTTCGAAggacttgtgagatggagtattgTCATTTCCTTCTTCCAAGGCCTCAATCGACGCggcagtggagagagagagagtgagtgcaGCTATCACCCTTGCACTGTCTGTATGAGTGTTCTGCCCACGCTCGTGTGGACTACCGTGTATTTTGTGACCTGCTATGAACATTTCCCCATCTTGCAGATAGTCGGAGCTTATTCCTCTACAAAGCCATTTCTAAACAGGGACGCCATTATGGAAGTGAATTACGCCATATTGTCAGATTCCGCCACGTTGACGTTTTCAGCCATCGCAACAGGCCGTTGCAGCCCTGTGTGCGAATCAGATCCGACAAAATGGCGAATTTTACTATACAATGTATGTTTATAATTAATTTATGTTTATAATTGTTGTTACTTGTTAAGCTTTTATCTGATAAATATGTTACTTTTCGAGCCTTCTGTGCACGTAGGTTTTCTGTGACATCACTTACACGCAAATTGTCATTTCGCTTCGCGCTGATCATGCTTTCTGCTGTTCTGACTGATGTTCCCCACTCCTTATGTAGTGCCCCTCAAGGAGCCTTTAAGTGtctaataaatgatgatgatgatgatgatgatgatgatgatgatgatgatgatgataaatttcAATGTGTCGAGAATAGCAAGCCATGGGCTCCTATGATGAACGTTGACGAAATCCGCCAGCTCATCAGCTGTGATATATTTTAGTTTGACAGCTGCTACaacctctctgattggctcaacaAGCCACGATAATGGTGTATAATGTTTCCGTATTAGCGGTTCTAGGGCTGCTATGCAGGAGAGTGTCAAGATGCGCCGTGTCGTCAAATTCCGCCATCTTGTCGCTGCCTATCGGCTCACTAGGCTGCTACTACCGCTATGATTAGATGAAAACACCAAGATGGCGGTGCCGAATTCGCTCTAAGACTACCAATCCCTGGGCTGTCACTCTGAAGAGTGTCAAAATGTGCCACCTTGCTGAATTCCACCGCCATTCTGACGTTCGCAGACGGAGAGGGCGCAGCCTCCCTTTGAGCCAATTAGAGCCGCCAAGATCGCAAAAAGACACCTTCCCTAAGCCTTAATAATTTCGTTTTAGGCCTAAAAATCTCGCTCTGAAACTTGTACAGGCTTCCTTGGTAAGCTTCACTGCCTATATACTTTCGAAGGCATGACGATGCCTGTTTTTTCCTCGAAATTGTCACACGAGGTGGAAACCTTGATTCATCGCGCTGTCTCTCTGCGCCAGGGCACCGCACGGCAGAACGTCCGACGTCACTTCGCTCGCGTTTCGTCGGCTCCCGTCTCCCGTCCGTCGGCTTCGCCGTCACCCAGCTGCACGACGAGTACTGCGAGAAGCCCCAGCGCGATTGGTGGAATCTCGAGTCACGCGTCGTCGTCGCAGACAACGTCACCACCCACGACGAAGTGGACACCTGGGTCATAGTCCTGGTATGGTCCCCGGTGCACGGGAGCTGGCCGCAGCAGTTTATAACGGCGCCAATGGAACGGGTACCCATGGAAGGCTGCAAGGTGCACTGCCTTCCGACTCGGGACGGGTTCCTGCTGATCTCCGCCGGTGCGGTCGTGTTTCACGACTGGGACCTGGACGTCGACGACTTTGCCAGGTACGAACGACAGCGTCCGTGCAACATTCAACGCAGCAACGGAAATGTTAGCCCTTGTTTGCCGGATTTGTGAATATTTTATCACTGCATGCAATCGTAATACATGTGTTGTTACTATATGCACACGCATTAAATAGAAGTGCACCCCGAAGCAATGGCTATCGAACTCTGTAGGGCGATGGATCCTCGTCAAGTTGCAGTTGACAGCTTCTTCACCATTCTGCCCCTACATTTCTCATGGAGAAATAAGTGCCTCTCATTGTTTGGTTGCTTTTATTGAAGCCTGATGTCTATAACCTTTTCTATACACTTTTCTCGATGTATAGCCGAGTTTTACGTATAAGGTGGCCTGAAATATCTTTTTTTCGGGGCGAAATATGAAAATCGCAAGTTTATGCTACAGAGTCATGCCTGCGCCCACTAGTACAAATCTTTAGGAACCAAAGTTCGCATGCGTGTTTTTCACGTCTTGTCTGCAAAACTGCATTCTTCTCAGAGCGTTTCGGGACTTCTGATTTGTACGTTCACTTGTTTACAGAACTTTGTGTCTCTGAGTCTCATTttgctctctttctgtttttactctctttttactctcttctgtttcctttttaCTGTCATCGACGTAGTTCCTGCTTTTAATTTTGTTTGATCGGCGAAGATGAGTAGCCGGCCCCACCAAAGGCGTCAGCCTCTCCTTAATTTGATATCAGTAAACAAAAAATATGTCAGGTTTTTCAATATgtttcaaatttcgcatcatCAGGTGTACGAAGACGTCGTCCTGCGGTGTTCCGGCAACGGATCCAATTGCACTCAGTGGAACTCGACGTGGCGCTCCGCACCTGGCCCACAATATACGTCACACGTGCGGAAGAGGGCGTCACGGAGCGTTCCACTGTGCACAAATGATGCCCGACGGACAATATTGACGAACTTGTGGTTGGTGGGCATCCAGCGGCTCGGGTTGTGTAATGGAGGGTGCGGCGGCCTGCCCTGCCTCGCGACTGGCTCCAAAGGAGGCCCCGTCCATTGTGAACTGTCGAGAAACGCTGGTCGCGAGCTGTGTACGTGTTCTTGCGATGAGTGTTTACGACTGACTGCTATGACTTGTCACGCTGATTATGATTGTCGCCACGTGTTTATGCGTAACTCGAAGCTAGGTGCTTTGCGCCTCCTTTCAAATAAAGCGTCTCCGTATTGATTCAAGCGCGTTAATACCTTGGGAAGGATCCCAAGGTAACACGCGTACTCTAGGTTAGGCTTGAATAAGAATCACTAAGTTAGTAGTTGGTCAGAGCGGAACGCTAATCGGATTTCATGGTGAAAGGAACCAAGACCCTGATTAGCTTTACTACGTTGCCTTTGTGCGTGGCCCAAGATAGATCTAAGGGTGGTTTCATCCCCGAGCACTTGTAGGTGCTAACGGAGATCGCAGAACTAGGGATGATTcattcattacaaaaaaaaaaaaaaatgtgtacacctaaTTGATACACACAGACGCGCAAACATATCTACATCCACCCGTCTTATAGCACGAAGTTACGAAggaaacccgcatgggtttcttGGAATGAAAGCTTCGTGGTCGAAGGAAAATTCGCCTTGGTCcgagattcgaacccgcgactaaCGCCTTTCCTCTCGCTgtaccatttgagctaaccaggaggctagcggTCCACAGCGTGAGGGCGAATTATTAGACAACTCGAAGCACTCCGACACTGAATAC encodes:
- the LOC126539019 gene encoding uncharacterized protein — encoded protein: MELRPGWTLRSPIFRLIGHRTAERPTSLRSRFVGSRLPSVGFAVTQLHDEYCEKPQRDWWNLESRVVVADNVTTHDEVDTWVIVLVWSPVHGSWPQQFITAPMERVPMEGCKVHCLPTRDGFLLISAGAVVFHDWDLDVDDFARCTKTSSCGVPATDPIALSGTRRGAPHLAHNIRHTCGRGRHGAFHCAQMMPDGQY